GCTCGGGCCACGGGATATCTCATCCCTTCGAGGGCTAAAAGTGCGGTATGCCGGATACGGCACACCTGGGCAAATATGCGGCGGTTCACCCCGCGCTGCGCAAGCCGACCGGGGACCGTGGGGTGCCCCGGACCTGGTGCGGGGCACCCGAAAGAACCCTGTAGACTTGGCGCCGCTGCGGATGCGAACGTGTCCTCTTGAGGACGGTCATATCCGCAGCTTGCCGCCTTAGCTCAGCTGGCCAGAGCAACGCACTCGTAATGCGTAGGTCTCGGGTTCGAATCCCGAAGGCGGCTCTGTAGAAGCCCCAGGACTCACTCGCCGTGACCTGGGGCTTTTGCTTTTTGGGTCACGTGGAAGCACCTTCCTGAGGATGGCGGAGGTGCTTCTGCGTGAGCGCCGGGGGCGCGCGCCATCAGCCGGCCCGGAGAGCGGCGGCCGACTCTACGGCCGTCTCGCTCAAGCCGATCGAGGACGTCACTCGCAGCGCCAGGCGGCTTTCGCCAGGAGTCGGCGATCTGCTGGACAGCTGCGAAGACTTGCTGACGATCCAGGTCGATCTGGGCCAAGACGAAGTCGTCTGCGCTAACAGCTTCGACGTTCCACGCTGTGAGGGTCTCTTGGGGAAAGTCCTTGAGGTTGTTGGTGACGATGAGTTGAGCCCGGGACTTGACGGCGGCAGCGAGCACGTGGCGGTCGTCAGCGTCTGGCAGTTCCAGCACCGCCTCCAGGGGCTCGTAGTCCTTGACGAGGCAGTCCCGGACGGCGCGCATCATCAACTCCCGTGTGCGGGCCAGTTTCGTTGGATCAAGCTCAGGTCTGTTGGCCTGGAGATTCCGGAACACTTCGTCCAGGATCCGATCAGTCCACTTCGCCTGAACGAGTCCGGCCTGGGCTATCCGGATCAGCAGGTCGCGCAGTGTGCTCGGGTACAGAACGCAGGCGTCGTAGACGACGATGAACGCCACGGGATCAGATCAGCCCCATTTCCTGGTTCAGGGCCGTGAGTTCGTCTGCAGCCGCCCGGCGCTTCTGATCGTCCTGGCGCTGGTACTCAATCAGCGACTGCGCCTTGATCCGGCGGTGTGTGCCGACCTTCCGGTAGTCGATCTCACCGGCCTCCAGCAACCCGATCAGGAACGGCCGCGACACGTTCAGCATGTCGGCGGCCTGCTGTGTGGTCAGCTCCGCGTGCTCGGGAACGATGGAGACGGTGCGACCTGCTGCCATGTGACTCAGGACTGTCGCCAGGAGCTCCACTGCCTCACGGGGCACCTCAAGATCTGGTTCTCCGTCCTCGATCCTGAACCGGATCCGATCGGCGTGCGGCGAGCGGGCGAGAGATCGCTTCACCGGCTTCAGCGCGCGCGCCGCGAAGTCAGCGTTCGCCCCGGCTGGGGGAGTGGGCCGAGCGGTCGATGTGCTCATGATGTGACCGTCCCTTCGTGTGGCGGCATGGGCTCGCGAAGGCGAACCTATTCGCATTATCCGCAGTAACCGAAATAATCGCAACAGGCATCCCCTGTGGCGTGGTGTGAGTCCCGACGCCGCTCACCGTCGCGGTGTCCCTCTGTGCGAGGCGATCCATCGCCCGCATCACTCCAATGCCGCCCCTCCTTCTGTGTCCGAACTGCGGCTTCGCTGCGTGAGCGCCGCGTGAGCGGACGGGGTGGCACAGGGTGGATTGGGCGGCATGCGGAGGCCGGGCCGTACCTTCACGACCTGCGGAAATGGGATTCAGCGGCACGGTCCGGCACGAAGCGGGATGATCTTGTGGGGCCTCGTAATGCGTAGGTCTCGGGTTCGAATCCCGAAGGCGGCTCAAGAAAGCCCAGGTCAGGGCCTTGAAGGTCCCCTCGCGAGAGATCACGGGGGCTTTTTTGTGCCTGCTGGGAACATCCTGGGAACGATGGTTGTGGAGTTTGTGCCGTTTTGGTCAGATTCGTATCTCAGGTAGCAGTCTGGGCTGATGGGGACAAGGCAGCTTGTGTAGGGAGGCCGGTGGGCGGGCCGGGCCGGGCGGGCAGGGCGGCGCGGGGCCGCGACCGGTCTCCTGTTCCGTCGCGGAATGGCTGGTGTGAAGGTCGGTCATCCGGCGGTCAGCAGCAGTCGCTCGCGGCGACCGGTTCGTTCGCGCCGGTCTCGGCCCCGGCCGGGCTGGAACAGCAGGTGCTGCCTTGCTGCTTGGACAGGCTGTCGGCGTCGGCCTTGACGACGTACACCTCCCAGGGCTCCTGACCGGGGCCGTGGACCCAGACCTTGTCCTGGAGGGCGTAGCAGCAGGTGGTGTCGCTCTCCACGTCGGTGGCCAGGCCCGCGTCGGCCAGCCGGGCCGTGGCCGCGACGACGGCTTCGGTGGAGTCGACCTCGACGCCCAGGTGGTCCATACGGGTGTCGTCGCCTGCGGTGCCTTCGACGAGGACGAGCTTGAGCGGGGGTTCCGCGATGGCGAAGTTGGCGTAGCCGTCGCGGAGTTTGGCGGGCTCGGTGCCGAAGAGCCTGGTGTAGAAGGCGATGGACGCGGCGAGGTCGGGGACGCGGAGGGCGAGCTGTACGCGGGACATGGCGAACCTCATTGGGGGGAGTGGGGGAGTTCAGCAGCCGCCGGCGGAGACCGGGGTGCCGATGTCGATCTGGAGGGTGGTGGGGGCGGCGCAGCAGCCTCCGCCGGACTGCTCCGCGTTCTCCGGCTCGTCGAAGAGGCCCGCGCCGCCGCAGACTCCGGTCTCGGGGAGGGTGAGTTCGACGCGCTCGGCGGCCTCGTGGTCGCCGGCGAGGGCGGCGGCGATGGAGCGGACCTGCTCGTAGCCGGTCATGGCGAGGAAGGTCGGGGCGCGGCCGTAGGACTTCATGCCGACGAGGTAGACGTCCTTCTCCGGGTGGGAGAGCTCGTTCACGCCATGCGGATAGACGGTGCCGCAGGAGTGCTGGTTGGGGTCGATCAGCGGGGCCAGCTCGACGGGGGCCTGGAGGCGCTCGTCGAGGCCGAGGCGGAGCTCGTCCAGGAAGGTGAGGTCGGGGCGGAAGCCGGTGAGGACAATGACCTCGTCGACCGGGTCCAGGCGGCGGCCGTCCTCGCCGACGAGGACCAGGCGGCCGTCGTCGGTCTTCTCGATGGCCTCGGTGCGGAAGCCGGTGGCCGCGTCCGCGTAGCCGCCGTCGACGGCGGCCTTGGCGGCGAGGCCGAGGGCACCGCGGGCGGGAAGCTGGTCGGCTTCGCCGCCGCCGAAGGTGGAACCGCTGATCCCCCGACGCAGGATCCAGGCCGCGTGGGTGCCCTCCTCGTCCATCGCCAGGTCGGCGAGGTACGCGAGGGCGGTAAAGGCAGAGGCTCCAGAGCCGATTACGGCGGTGCGCTTGCCGGCGTAGCGCGCGCGGACGGCCGGGTCCTTGAGGTCGGGCACTCGGTAGGTGACGTGGTCGGCCGCGCTCGTCTCACCGAGCGCGGCCAGTCCGCTGCCGCCCGCCGGGCTGGGGGTGGACCAGGTGCCGGAGGCGTCGATGACCGAGCGGGCGAAGACACGGGCCTCGCGGCCGTCGGCCACGGTGTAGTGGACGACGAAGGGCCGGGCCTCGCGATCGGCATCGACAATCCGGTCCCGACCCGTGCGGGAGACGCCCGTGACCTGGGCGCCGTAGCGGACGCGCTCGCCGAGGACATCAGCCAGGGGCTGGAGATAAAGCTCAGCCCAGTCGCCGCCGGAGGGATAGGTGTCGGCGTCGGGCTTGACCCAGCCGGTGGGGGCCAGGAGCTTCTCCGCTGCCGGGTCCACAACCTCGCCCCAGGTGGAGAACAGGCGCACGTGCGACCACTCGCGCACCGCGGATCCGGCGACCGGTCCGGCCTCCAGGACCAGCGGTTCCAGGTCGCGGTCGACGAGGTGGGCGGCGGCCGCGAGTCCGGCGGGTCCGGCCCCGATGACGACGACGGGCAGGGTCTCGATGGATGCGGTCACGGCAGGCTCCCCATTGATTCGATGACTGTCGATGCGATGTGTCGCCAGAGTGGACCCTAAATCGACGTTCGTCAACATAGACATTCATCGAATCTTCTCGGATGATAGGTGCATGTCCGCTGTGAAGACCGCCCTGCCTCTACTGGAGCCCGAGGCCGCCGTGGCGCCGTGCTGCCCGCCCCTGACCGAACGGCCTCTGACAGCAGAGGAGGCCGAGCGCAGCGCCCTGATGTTCAAGGCACTCGGAGATCCGGTCCGGCTGCGCCTCTTCTCGCTGGTGGCCTCTCACGAGGGCGGCGAGGCGTGCGTGTGCGACATCTCCGATGTGGGCGTCTCCCAGCCGACCGTCTCCCACCACCTGAAGAAGCTCAAGGAAGCGGGGCTGCTCAGCTCCGAGCGCCGGGGAACCTGGGTGTACTACCGCGTGGAGCCGTCGGTCCTCGCCGCCATGGCACAGCTCCTGACCCGCGCGGGTGCCGCGTGAACCTGGTGATCGCACCGCTGACCGAGGCGCACGCGAACGAGGTACTGACGATCTACCAGGCCGGGATCGCCGAGGGGAACGCCACCTTCGAGACCACGGCGCCGCAGTGGGCGGAGTTCGACGCCGCAAAGCTGCCCGAGCACCGCTTCGTCGCACTGGACGAGGACGGCAAGGTCCTCGGCTGGGTCGCCGCCACCAGGGTCTCCGACCGCTGCGCGTACGCGGGCGTGGTCGAGCACTCCGTGTACGTCCACCCGGGCGCCCGAGGACGAGGCGTCGCCCGCTCGCTGCTCGGTGCGTTGATCGCGTCGACCGAGGCGGCCGGCATTTGGACGATACAGTCCGGGATCTTCCCCGAGAACGCCGCCAGTCTCGCCGTGCATGCGCGGGCCGGCTTCCGGGTCATCGGCACCCGCGAAAGCATCGGCCGTCACCACGGCGCGTGGCGGGACGTGGTGCTGCTGGAACGCCGCAGCCCGGCGATCAGCTGACTGGGCTCTCGTTGCCGCCGAGGGTGAGCTGGCGGTGGTGGAAGTCGAAGTGCTGGGTCGGGTAGCGGTAGATGTCCGCGAGGGTCATGCAGTCCTTGAAGAAGGGGTCCCAGCGGACGGGGTAGTGCATGCCGCGTGCGAGGTCGGCTTCGGATTCCGCGGTCAGGTGGCGTTGCAGGGAGCCGATGACGCGGTCGAACTTGGCACCCATCCGGCGCGGCCCGTAGACCTTCACCGCTCCGCACGGCCCTAGGTAGTTGACCAGGTCGAACGGTGGCGTGGCCGCGTTCAGTACCTGCGCGAACATCTTGCCCACCCAGCGGGGCAGCCGCCCGAAGACGCGTACCAGGATGAGCAGCGCCCGGACGACCATGTAGCCGAAGAGCATGTGCCACAGCAGTTGCTCGTTGGTCCACTTGGTGCCGCAGGTGGGCCGGGCCAGGTCGTCCTTCGAAGCAGCGTCGAGGAGTCGGTGAAAGGTCTGGCGGGTGCGCTCGTATTCGTTGTGCACGGCCTGCCGGTCCATCGGGTCTGCGCTCGTCATGGCCTGCCAGCTTTCGGTCGGCACTCGGGCGCCTCCGCCCCGGGGCTGCGATGATGCGCGCGAGGCTGCTCGAGGGGAGCCCAGCGTCGCTCTCTGGCTGCCGACCCGGCCTCGCTCCCAAGGGGCGGGCGCCGGACAGGCTTACGCTTGCGGGCCCCTGTTCGCCGCCCGGGAGCAGTACCCGCCGGACCGGCCTAGCCTGGAGGAATGGGCGGTGACCTCGTCACGCTGTTCCTGGCCGGCGATGTGATGCTCGGCCGCGGAGTCGACCAGATCCTTCCGCACCCCGGCGATCCGAAGCTGCCGGAGTCGTACATCAAGGACGCCCGAGCCTATGTGGAGCTGGCCGAGGCGGCGAACGGCATGATTCCCCTTCCGGTCGACTTCCCCTGGCCCTGGGGCGACGCGCTGGACGTGCTCGCCGCGGCGGCGCCCGACGCCCGGATCCTCAACCTGGAGACCGCCGTCACGCAGAACGACGAGATCGCGCCCGGCAAAGAGATCCATTACCGGATGCACCCGGCCAACCTGCCCAGTCTGGCCGCCGCCCGTCCGCACGTCTGTGCCCTGGCCAACAACCATGTGCTGGACTACGGCCGCCGCGGGCTGGACGAGACCCTCGACGCCCTGGCGGACGCGGGTCTTCGCTCGGCAGGGGCGGGGCGGGACGCCCACGAGGCCCGGCGTCCCGCGATCGTCCCTGTCGTGGGCGGTCGGCGCGTCCTGGTCTTCTCCGTGGGGATGGCCTCCAGCGGCATACCCGGCAGCTGGGCCGCCACGGCACAGCGCAGTGGGGTCGACTTCGTCGCCGAGCCGTCGGACGCCGCCGCGGCCGGGATCGCTGCCCGGCTGCGTCCGGCCAAGCGGCCGGGCGACATCGTGGTCGTCTCGGTCCACTGGGGCTCCAACTGGGGCTACGGCGTCCCGCGTGACCAGGTCCGCTTCGGCCATGCGCTCATCGACGGCGGCGCGGACGTTGTGCACGGGCACTCCTCGCACCAGCCGCGACCGTTGGAGTCGTACCGGGGAAAGCTCATCACCCACGGCTGCGGCGACCTGATCAACGACTACGAGGGCATCGGCGGCTGCGAGGAGTACCGGGACGATCTCCGGCTGCTGTACTTCGTCACCGTGGACCAGGACGACGGCAGGTTCCATGACGTGCGCATCGCCCCGATGCGGTCCCGGCGGATGCGGCTGGAGCACGCGACGGTCGAGGACTCGCGGTGGGTGCAGGACGTTCTGGGCCGGATCAGCCGGGCCTACGGCTCACGCGTCGAACGGAACCCGGACAACACCATCACCGTCCGGCCGTCCCAGGGGCCGCAGGCGTGAGCGGGACCATGCACCCGACGGGGAGCGCGGACCGCTCGGCGACGCATACGCCCGCCGCGCCGTTGGCGCGTGCCGTGGACTCACCGGGCTCCGGGGCTCTGGACCGTCTCCGCAACGGCCGCCCGGCGCGCACAACGGACAGTCGGGACTCGAGGACCTCACCTCACCCGGGAGGCGACCATGTACTTCACAGACCGAACCGACGCGGGCCGGCGACTCGCCGCCCGGCTGAACCACCTCAAGGGCCAAGACCTGGTGGTCGTGGGACTTCCCCGCGGCGGCGTCCCGGTCGCTGCACAGATCGCAGAGGCCCTGGGCGCTCCGCTCGACGTCTGCCTCGTACGCAAGCTGGGGGTGCCCTTCCAGCCGGAACTGGCCATGGGCGCCATCGGCGAGGAAGGCGTGCGCGTCGTCAATGAACCGGTGGTGCGGGGCATGGGTGTGACGGACCGTGATCTGGCGGCGGTGGAGGAACACGAGCGCGGCGTCCTGGAGCAGCGCGCCCGCCGCTATCGGGGCGAGCGGCAGCCGGCCCGGTACGAGGGACGCACGGTTCTGGTGGTGGACGACGGTCTGGCGACCGGCTCCACGGCACTGGCGGCCTGCCGGATTGCGCGCGCCCGCGGCGCGTCGCGGATCGTGCTGGCAGTTCCCGTGGCGCCGCACGACTGGTCGGCCCGCCTCGGAGGCGAGGCGGACGAAGGCGTCTGTCTGCACACCCCCCGGCAGTTCCACGCGATCGGTGAGTTCTACGCGGACTTCGGGCAGACGAGCGACGAGGAGGTCATCGCCTGCCTGGCGCACAACCGCGCGGCGCACGCCACGTCCGACGCGCCGCCGGCCGCGGGCAGCGCCTCCCCGGAGCACGATTCCCTGCCCTATGACAGGTCGGTCCGGATACCGGCCGGAGGCGCCGCGCTCGACGGGCGGCTCACGGTGCCCCGCGGTGCCCCCGGGGTCGTCCTCTTCGCCCACGGCAGCGGCAGCAGCAGGAAGAGCCCGCGCAACCGCTTCGTCGCCACCGGGCTGAACCGCGCCGGTCTGGGCACCCTTCTGTTCGATCTGCTCACCGAGGCCGAGGCGGTGAACCGGGACAACGTGTTCGACACGGCGCTGCTCGCCCGCCGCCTGACCGAGGCGACCGAATGGCTGCGTGAGCAGCCCGACACCCAGGGCATGGAGTTCGGCTACTTCGGTGCCAGCACAGGCGCCGCCGCCGCGCTGTGGGCCGCGGCGGAGCCCGCCGCGGACGTCACGGCAGTCGTCTCCCGCGGAGGCAGGCCGGACCTGGCCGGCCCCAGGCTGCCGGAGGTGAAGGCTCCGACGCTGCTCATCGTCGGGGGCCGCGACCACCTGGTGCTGGACCTCAACCGGCAGGCCGCGGCGCGCCTGAGCTGCGAGCATCAGCTGGCCATCGTCCCCGGTGCCACTCATCTCTTCGAGGAACCCGGCACCCTGGAATCGGTCACCGAGCTGGCCACGGACTGGTTCAGCAGGCACCTGGCCTGATCGGGAAGAAACGGCTAGTGCTTCGTTTCCGGGCGTGCCCGTGATCGGGAAGAAACGGCTAGTGCTTCGTTTCCGGGCGTGCCCGTGGGTGAGGGCGTAGCGGCAGGCGCGGGCGTTCCGATGGGCGCGGAAGCCCCCGGCGTCTGCCCCGCTGCATTCCTCCGTCCCGGCGTGGGCCGCGGCGGCCCGGTTCGCGCTGCGGCTGCTTGCCGACGGGCGGTTGTATCCGGTGCTGACCTCTGAGGCGTACGACACCTGGCGTGCGGGCAGGCCCGTTCGAGGCCGTCCATCGGCGCGCTGGCGGATCTCGTCGCGGCGTTTCCGCCGCACGCTCACTGTCTGCCCGAGCCGGGGCCGGCGCCGCTGCGGATCAGTGAACCGGACGTGCTGGCCCGGCGGTTCTGCGATGCCGTGGCGGACACCCTGGTGCGTACGCCGGCCGTTCCGCTGGCCGTCGGCGCGGTGCCGTATGCCTGGCGTGAGGTGCGGCCGGTGCCGGGGCTGTGGGAGTGGGCCGAGGAGATCGAGGCGGCGCTGGCCGCCGATGTCACCGTCTCGATGCGGGTCGATCCGCCGGAGGGCCGGCGCAGGCAGTTCAGGGCCGTGCTTCACGATCCGGCCGTGGTCGTCGAGGCCGCCCGGATGTGCGACGACCCGGCCGGTACCGAACGGCTCCTCGGACCGCGCGCCGAGACGGAGATGCTGCTCGCCCTGCGGCATGGAGCACGCGTCTGGGAACCACTCGGCGGCATCCTCCAGAACGCCGCTCCCGACCAGCTGCGCCTGACCGACGACGAGGCCTTCGGCCTGCTGGGGGATGCCACCGACGCGCTGAGTGGCGCGGGCATCGTGGTCCACTGGCCGCGCGACCTGGCCAAGGCGCTCACCGCCCAGGCCGTCGTCGGCGGGCCTGCCGCGCCCGGCTCCACGGTCTCTGGGCTACTGGACGCCGATACGCTGCTCGACTTCCAGTGGCGGGTCTTGCTCGGCGACGAGGAGCTCACCGACGCGGGACGTACTTGGCACGGGCTGTGCCGGCCGGTGCGATCCGAGCTGGTGCGTCCGCCGGAGTTGTACGGGGGCGGTGATGACCGCGTTGATGCTCTCGTCCAGCAAGGACTTCAGCACGGTGAGGGCATCGCATCGCTGCGGCGTGTAGCTCATGTGCGGGGCCTCTTTCAGGGCGCGACGCGGCTCTGCCCGCTCCGAATGGTGCTCAGCAACGGCTGTACGAAGCGGGAGCGTGCCGGAGGTCAGCCGGGGTTTCCGGCCGCACCTGACGAGGTTGCGCCACGCTCCGGGCAGGTGATCGGCAGTCGTTTGGTGCGGCCGGATTCCGGGTCTGCTGTCTCGCCCTGTCACCGCGGCGGAGCCAGGCTCCACGGCCGCTGACCTGTGCTGATTCGTGCTGCTGCGTCCAAACATGGGCACAGATAGGTGCGTTGACCCCCGCCCTCCAAGCCATGAGGAGAGCCCGGTGCATCGCCTGAGATCAAGAGCGCGGCTGGCTGCGGCATGACCTGAGACCTGTGTCCGGGAGCTACCAACCCCTGCGCCGGGCCCGCCCTGCCAGGCGGATTCACATCGGCGCGGTGCCGACCACTCTGCACGAGAAGTCGGCACCGCGCGCCTCCTGCGAATCACGAGGAGCCGCTGCGATACACCATGCCCTGATACGCCCACGATCCGGCCCAACCCCGTTGCCGGGATGGACTGTGTCCGCTCCGGCGGATGGCCGGGGCGAAGAGGAGGACCACCTGAGCCGTCGTCGGCCTCGTCGCCTCCGGTCCGCTGCTGCTGGCGATTCCGGTGCTCGGCATCGCAGCCGGGAGCGCCTCCGCCTCCTGCTCAACCGGCGATGCACAGGCTGTGGACACCTCGGCCAGCGCCGCGCAAGTGAAGGCGATTCTGGACGGCGGGAGCAAGGGCTCGGTCACCGTGCCGGGGCTCGACGCCCCCGCCGAACAGGTTTCCGATGCCAAGACCATCCAGGCCACCGGTGGGAACCGCCGGGCCGACGTACACCACCGCCACGCCTCGATCCACACCTGCTACGTGACAGAACAGTTGCCCCGGCCGGGCCCGACAACACTCCCGCCCGACGGCATGGACGACGTTTGACAGACCCACGCCAGCCGTCACCCGGCCGGTCCAGCACCCGGAAACCGGGTCACTGGAGGACCTTCGCGAGGAAGCCCGCCAGATTCTTCCTGATCCGCCCGATCCGGTCGTCCAGGTCGAGCGTCTCGTCCATCTGCCCCATAGGCGCCGCGATCTTCCGCCGCGCGTAGAGGGAGCAGGCCAGGTTCCGGCACATGTAGAGCCCCACGGAGTTGCCGAGCCGCCCTTCTTTGCCGCCCTTGAGTGAGGAAAAGAGCGCTGTGCCACCGACCGGATGGGTGGTGAAGCAGAGCCCGCAGATCGACTTCCGGCGGAAGTCCGTGGTGCGGCGGGTGGCCCGCAGCTCCACGCCCACCAGCTGGTCCGCCCGCTGGACCACGAGATAGGCGCGGCTGAGGTCCCGGCCGTCCGCCCACGAGAAGAAGTCGAGGTCGTCCCACTCCACCTCGTCGAGGACCGGGATGGTGAGCGCCTTGGAACGGCTCCTCGACATGTTGACGAGCGAGCGGCGTATCTCGTCCTGCGTCACGGGGTTCAATGATCTCTCCTTACGGGTCGCCCTACGGGCCTTGCGGGCCGGGCTGTGCGGCCGCGGCGGACGACTCGGGGGCCGTCGTCGGCGGGGCCGGTCCCGGGGACGGAACCGCTCGCGTCGATCACCCGGGCCAGTCCGGCGACCGTCGGCTCCTGGAAGAACCGCCGGATGGGCAGGGACACCCCGAAACAGGAACGGATCTTGCTCACGGCCTGGATCACCAGCAGCGAATGGCCGCCCAGTGCGAAGAAGCTCTCCTCCGTGCCGACCCGCTCACACCCGAGCAGTGACACCCAGATCCCGGCCACCGCCCGCTCGGTCTCCGTCACCGGAGCCGTGTATGCGCGCCCCTCGGTACGGATGTCCAGGTTCAGCAGCGCCTTCTGGTCCAGCTTCCCGTTCGGCGTCATCGGCAGCGCGTGCAGCACGCAGTAGGCGGACGGCACCATGTACTCGGGCAGCGCCGCCGCCGCGCGTTCCCGCAGCAGCGCCTCGGTCGGCGCCTCGGCTCCCGGCACGGGCACCACGTACGCGACCAAATGTCGGCCGGCCAGCAGGACGCGGACCTGCTCGACCGCCGGATGGGCGGCGAGTACGGCCTCGATCTCACCCAGCTCGATCCGGAATCCCCGGATCTTCACCTGGTCGTCGCTGCGGCCGAGGAACTCCAGCACTCCCTCACGCCGCCAGCGCGCCAGGTCCCCGGTGCGGTACATCCGGGTCCCTGGTGCCCCGAACGGGCAGGCCACAAAGCGTTTGGAGGTCAGCCCCGGACGCCCCAGATAGCCCCGGGCCAGCCCGTCGCCCGCCAGGTACAGCTCACCCGCGACCCCTTCGGGAGCCGGGCTCAGGTCCGCGTCGAGGACGTACACCTGGATGTTGTCCATCGGGCGGCCGATCGGCGGATTCCGGTCGTAGCTGCCGACGCAGTCCATGAGGGTGACGGCGATCGTGCTCTCGGTGGGCCCGTAGCTGTTGATGAACCGGCGTCGCTCGCTGACCCATTCGCCGACCAGGCTGCCGGGGAACGCCTCGCCGCCGACCGAGACGATCCGCAGGGCGGGCAGCCGCTCCGGGACCAGCAGGGGCAGTAGGGCGGGCGGCAGGTCGCCCACCGTGACGCCCGACTCCCGCATGAACGCCATGAGCAGCTCGGGATCGCGGCGCTGGTCGGCGTTGGCGACCGCCAAGGTGGCACCGGCCAGCAGGGCGCAGAACATCTCCAGCACCGAGACGTCGAACGTGGGCGTCGCGAACTGCAGCAGGGTGTCGGCCGAGGTGATCTCGTAGTGGGCGTTGGTGGCCCGGACGAAGTTGACCGCCGAACGGTGCTCGATCACCACGCCCTTGGGGTGGCCCGTCGAACCCGAGGTGTAGATGACGTACGCCGGATGGGAGGGGGACAGCGGCCGCACCCGGTCCGCGTCGGCCGGATTCCCGGCCCACGCATGACCGCCCGACGGCTCGTCCCCGTTCAGCAGCTCCGCGATCGCCTCGGCGGTGAAGACCGCCGCCGGGGCCGCGTCCTCCAGCGTGGCAGCGATCCGCGATGCCGGATGGGCCGGGTCCACCGGCAGGTACGCCGCGCCCGCCTTGAGTACGCCAAGCACCGCCGTCACCATCTCCGCCGACCTCGGCAGCACCAGCGCCACCAGGTCCTCGGGCCCCGTGCCCCCGGCGATCAGCCGGCGTGCCACCCGGTTCGCCCGGGCGTTCAGCTCCGCGTAGCTCAGGACCTGGCCGTCCAGGCGGACCGCTGGGGCGTCCGGGGTCCGGGCCGCGCGTTCCTCGAACAGCTCGGTCAGCGTCGTCGGCTCGCCGGGACGCGCGGTGTCGTTCCACTGGACCAGGAGGCGGTCCCGCTCGGCCCGGCCCAGCAGCCCGACGGCCGCCGTCCGCTGGTCGAGATCGTCGGCGAAGGCACCCAGCATCCGGACCAGCCGCTCGCCGAACCCCTCGGCGGACTCCCGGTCGAAGAGGTCCAGGCAGTACTCCACGTAGCACTCCATGCCGCCGGGCGTGCCGTCCTCGGCACGGCTCTCGGTCAGGTCGAAGTGCAGGTCGAAGAGGGCGGCGTCGAGGTCGATCGGCATCGCCTCGGCGGCCACGGAGGGCAGCTCCAGCAGGTCCTCGGTGCTGTTGTGGAGGGCCAGCATCACCTGGAACAGCGGGTGCCGGGCCATGGAACGGACCGGGTTGAGCACCTCGACCAGCCGCTCGAACGGGACGTCCTGGTTCTCGTAGGCAGCGAGGTCGGTGTCGCGGACACGCTGCAGCAGCTCGCGCGGCGTCGGGTCGCCCGAGGTGTCCGTGCGGAGCGCCAGCGTGTTGACGAAGAAGCCGACGAGATCGTCGAGCGCCTCGTCGGTGCGGCCCGCAATCGGCGTGCCGATCACGATGTCCGTACCGCCGCCGAGTCGGGTGAGGACGGCGGCCAGGGCGGCCTGCACCACCATGAACAGGCTGCTGTCCGTCTGCTCCGCGACCTCCATCAGCCGCCGGTGCAGCGCCGCCGGGACCTGGAAGGGCGCCATG
The Streptomyces lunaelactis genome window above contains:
- a CDS encoding phosphoribosyltransferase family protein: MYFTDRTDAGRRLAARLNHLKGQDLVVVGLPRGGVPVAAQIAEALGAPLDVCLVRKLGVPFQPELAMGAIGEEGVRVVNEPVVRGMGVTDRDLAAVEEHERGVLEQRARRYRGERQPARYEGRTVLVVDDGLATGSTALAACRIARARGASRIVLAVPVAPHDWSARLGGEADEGVCLHTPRQFHAIGEFYADFGQTSDEEVIACLAHNRAAHATSDAPPAAGSASPEHDSLPYDRSVRIPAGGAALDGRLTVPRGAPGVVLFAHGSGSSRKSPRNRFVATGLNRAGLGTLLFDLLTEAEAVNRDNVFDTALLARRLTEATEWLREQPDTQGMEFGYFGASTGAAAALWAAAEPAADVTAVVSRGGRPDLAGPRLPEVKAPTLLIVGGRDHLVLDLNRQAAARLSCEHQLAIVPGATHLFEEPGTLESVTELATDWFSRHLA
- a CDS encoding FBP domain-containing protein; the encoded protein is MTQDEIRRSLVNMSRSRSKALTIPVLDEVEWDDLDFFSWADGRDLSRAYLVVQRADQLVGVELRATRRTTDFRRKSICGLCFTTHPVGGTALFSSLKGGKEGRLGNSVGLYMCRNLACSLYARRKIAAPMGQMDETLDLDDRIGRIRKNLAGFLAKVLQ
- a CDS encoding non-ribosomal peptide synthetase, with protein sequence MDVFPLSPNGKLDRRSLPAPPLDAELSGRAPRTALERELCALFGEVLGRPWDSVDDNFFAFGGHSLLATRLISRIRSELGAELPIRTVFETPTVAALAEALAGPGSGAGAARQALLRAERPAVVPLSSAQRRLWFLNQFEGQRAAYNMPSAFRLSGALDIPALEAALGDLVARHESLRTVYPDSEHGPHQLVLSAERARPALRVAETREEEVASAAARVAAEGFDVTVDPPVRAHLFVTGPSTYVFVLVVHHIAGDGWSMGPLWHDLSAAYTERLGGSAYTGPELPVQYADYTLWQRDLIGREDDPHSAVSRQLAYWREALDGAPEETALPADRPRPAVPSHRGGMAPFQVPAALHRRLMEVAEQTDSSLFMVVQAALAAVLTRLGGGTDIVIGTPIAGRTDEALDDLVGFFVNTLALRTDTSGDPTPRELLQRVRDTDLAAYENQDVPFERLVEVLNPVRSMARHPLFQVMLALHNSTEDLLELPSVAAEAMPIDLDAALFDLHFDLTESRAEDGTPGGMECYVEYCLDLFDRESAEGFGERLVRMLGAFADDLDQRTAAVGLLGRAERDRLLVQWNDTARPGEPTTLTELFEERAARTPDAPAVRLDGQVLSYAELNARANRVARRLIAGGTGPEDLVALVLPRSAEMVTAVLGVLKAGAAYLPVDPAHPASRIAATLEDAAPAAVFTAEAIAELLNGDEPSGGHAWAGNPADADRVRPLSPSHPAYVIYTSGSTGHPKGVVIEHRSAVNFVRATNAHYEITSADTLLQFATPTFDVSVLEMFCALLAGATLAVANADQRRDPELLMAFMRESGVTVGDLPPALLPLLVPERLPALRIVSVGGEAFPGSLVGEWVSERRRFINSYGPTESTIAVTLMDCVGSYDRNPPIGRPMDNIQVYVLDADLSPAPEGVAGELYLAGDGLARGYLGRPGLTSKRFVACPFGAPGTRMYRTGDLARWRREGVLEFLGRSDDQVKIRGFRIELGEIEAVLAAHPAVEQVRVLLAGRHLVAYVVPVPGAEAPTEALLRERAAAALPEYMVPSAYCVLHALPMTPNGKLDQKALLNLDIRTEGRAYTAPVTETERAVAGIWVSLLGCERVGTEESFFALGGHSLLVIQAVSKIRSCFGVSLPIRRFFQEPTVAGLARVIDASGSVPGTGPADDGPRVVRRGRTARPARPVGRPVRRDH
- a CDS encoding SNF2 helicase-associated domain-containing protein; the encoded protein is MLARRFCDAVADTLVRTPAVPLAVGAVPYAWREVRPVPGLWEWAEEIEAALAADVTVSMRVDPPEGRRRQFRAVLHDPAVVVEAARMCDDPAGTERLLGPRAETEMLLALRHGARVWEPLGGILQNAAPDQLRLTDDEAFGLLGDATDALSGAGIVVHWPRDLAKALTAQAVVGGPAAPGSTVSGLLDADTLLDFQWRVLLGDEELTDAGRTWHGLCRPVRSELVRPPELYGGGDDRVDALVQQGLQHGEGIASLRRVAHVRGLFQGATRLCPLRMVLSNGCTKRERAGGQPGFPAAPDEVAPRSGQVIGSRLVRPDSGSAVSPCHRGGARLHGR